The Hordeum vulgare subsp. vulgare chromosome 4H, MorexV3_pseudomolecules_assembly, whole genome shotgun sequence genomic interval AGGCCAAAACTTGGATAGTGATCGGGGCTAAATTTTTGGATAATATTTTACCGGGAGAGTGATCCCACTTTTTGGACCTTCTGGTCCTGGAACACCTTTAAGAACAttgttcttctctttcttatttaATGAGATGACGCAAAGCTTTTGCtttcatttaaaaaaaacttATGGAAGAAACTGCTGTAATCGCCTGAATATCATCAACTCGGTGTGAATAGAGTCATAACCTACACATACATACATGCGTCAGTCACACACGTTCCCTATATCCACATCGTCAAATGTATTGTCCAACTTTCTTTATCTTTGGAGAAAAGGCCTCGAGGCCATTTAACGATTCTTTTGTATGAACAAAGAAGTGCCGCCCTTACAATTTTGTATTGATTTGGGGACAGGCAATACATAGCATGATCATTTTACCGATTCTGGTCCATAAACAAACTAGGAAGATATGTTTCAATATTAGCAAGAAAAGACACATCTTAGCTGAAAAGACATGCAACCAAGAGAGAGATCCATCAAGTTAACAACCGAGCATATTCATTTATTCTTTATACTTGTATGCAAGCAAACAAGAGGGTACAGAGCTACAATCTTGATCCTGTTACAACAAAACCCATAAGAAAAACTACAAGCAAAGGGGTTCATCCAAGCTGCTTGGGCCAACCAGCTTGCACTACCCCTGAAAAACAGGCACACTACTGCACTTCTGAATCAAGGCTTGCAAAAGTCCCCTTCGATGCCGAAAAAAAGAAGACGCCATTTTTGTCCACAGATATTTGAAGCCTTTTGGGAAACAGCATGGTGGGATTTGAGAGGACGGCAAAGGTAGGTGTTTGGGTTTGAAAAAACTCGATCCGGCCTCTCGTCGAAAAAAAAAACAGGATGAAAAGGGCGATATTTGTAAAGGGAAGAAATGAAAAATGGGTTTTTGTAAAATTCAAACTCCCCTTGGTAACTAGCCCTAGAAAAAGACAGGTCTCATTTTTTTTCTCACTCTACTCTCTCCCATGAACATGGAGTGATTGATACCAAACCATGCAAAAAAAAGGAGAGGGTAGAAGTAACAATTAACTAGTGGTTTTGCTGCACCCATGAGGCAAAAAAGGTGGGAAATGGCTATCTTTGAGGGGCACCGTGTGGGGGACTGCAAGGGAACTGTCATCAGAAGCACCAGCTGGGAAGAACCTATGACCCATTAGCCTCAAATCCTCGAGGCTAATGACAAAAAAAGAGTAGGGAAACTGAAGGCAAAGATCTAAATTAGACTTGATCAGGAGGAGCAAGCCCTTCATGGCGACGACTTGAACGCTTGATGTAGCTTCCTGACGATGTCCTTAACAGACAACGAGAAGTGCTCACCGGCCTGCAACAGATTAATACATGAGCGAGTGAGACCAGGTGATTAATTAAGTGGTGCTTTTACATGTATACTGGTGGTAAATCATGGAGCAATTAAGAAGCGGAGATGATTGGGTGCTGACCGTGGCCATGATGGTGATGTCGATGGAGGAGGTGGTGAAGGGGAGCACATTGGTGTTCATGATGGTGAGGTCCATGCTCTCGAGCTCGGACAGCGCGGCGACGAGGACGCCCCTGCGGTTCTCGCAGTGGATCTTGACGAGCACCGTGCGGTCCGACATCCGGGCCTCGATCTCCGGCAGCCCGGCGTCGGCGCCCTCGAAGTTCTCGTCGCAGGACGACCCGTCGTCCTCGTCGGCGGCGAGCTGGGACTTCTTGACCAGCACCGCCGACTCCACCGGCCGCCTCCGGGCCACCTCCTCCATGCCCTTCACCTGCTCCTGCAGCGTCTTGACGTACTTGATCGCGTCGCCCAGCACCGACGCCTTGTCCATCTTCTTGAGCCCCGGGACGATCTTGGACAGCGCGATGAACCGCTCGCTGAGCTTCTCCCGCCGCTTCCGCTCGGCGAGGATGTGGTCCTGGTTCTGGGCGGCCGGCCGGGAGGGCGCTCTGGCGGGCTCGGCGACCATGGCGTCGTAGCTCCGCTTCACCTGCTGGAACGGCGCCACCACGGCCGCCGCGTCGACCTCCTGCTTGGGCTTCACGGGCGCCACAGGAGCGGAGGCGGCGCCGTAGTAGGCGGCGGCGCTCCCGGCCTGCGGCGCCTTGGCGAACGCGTCGGCGTGGCCGCCGAAGGAGAGGATGGTCGGAGAGGAGGAGTCGGCGGGGGAGCCCTGCTCCGTGACGCACGAGTCCCAGCTGGTGTTGACCTTGGCCGCCTTGCGCGGCCGGTGCTCACCGACCGCCGCCGCCGCGTACTGCTGCTGCATCAGCGCCGCCTCCATCTCCCCCTGCCCGAAGGCCACGGCGATCTGCTGCTCCGTGTACTGCTCCAGCGTCGCGTCCGTCTGCCACTGGTGGAAGAAACTCGGCTCGTCCATCACCTGCACGCCACCAAACCAGTCAGCCACCCAGCTCGCCACACCACCATTACACCCCGATCGACGAGAAGAGGAGCAAATTAAATTACCATATTGGAGAACCACTGAGTCGCCATTCGCCGATACTAAAAATCACTCGCTCGCTCGCCGCCCCAAAGCCAAAGACTGCAGCAAACTGCTTCCTCAAGCTCAGCCACCAACCCGAATCCTGATGAGAAGAACAGGCAAGAAAGCAGAGCAGTCAGACACGAGCGGGCTGCATTCGGCAAAGCAAAACAAGCCGCGACGATCGCCGCACACAGCAATGCGGTGTGTGCGCAGCGCACGCGGTGAAATTATCAGGGAGGAAGGAGCCGAGACGAACCTTGGGAGAGGTCGAGGTCGaggtcgagggagagggagaggtcaGCCGGCGATGTGGTATTGGTCCCTTTCCTTTGCACCGATGACCTTATATAACCTGTGGGACGGGGGACGGGGTAGAGTATTTTATTAAGGCCTCTCGTTCCCGGTTGGGTGTGAACTACTcggcctccctccccttcctTTCAGCTGCAGACTGTACCAATGGTGGCTCGCTCGCTCAAGTCACCCATCCCCCCTGCACTGTGCCCCATTTTTTAATGGAGGATTTGGAGTAGTAGTAGCATTATGTCAAGCTCAAGCATGCCTACATTATTGCCCTCTCGCTTTCCCTCTCAACTCTCAAGCCTTGCGGCATTGGCTGACACGGAGGTTGTTTTTAATCAGCTGGGATGGGTTACTTCATGGTGATGTCAGGGGAGATCGATCGGGGGCAGGGGTTGTGTGAAACGCCGGGGGATCCCAAATATTGGGAGCGATATGGGGTTTTGTCGCTTGCACACCGGTGTTTGGTTGGGTGTCTCGTCGCGGGGGCGTTCGGGTTGTTCGGGGATAGTTTGAGCCACTTGGATTTAATTTGGAGATTGTGCATATCCGAAGCAGATGTGGTACTAGGtgtttttttttcgtttttgCCGTTTTGTTAGCGAGTCAAGTAGGCAACCAGaattctcaaatgtcaacacAAACCGACGGTGTTTGAGTCCTTTATGTATgcatttttccaaaaaaaaaaaaaactttatCTATTTTTCTAAAGAAGGCGTActaatgcaaaaaaaaaacaatgaaATAAAAGATGTACAAGGGGTGTATTGCAATTTTTGGAATAACATGAGGGCTTGTCATTTCTGATAATGTTTGGTTCGTGTTTCGTCCTAGGGGGCTTGTTCAGGAATAGTGTGAGCAAATTAAAAAAATTTAAGGGGATGAGCCACTTGAACTTACTTAGGAGATTTGTAGATGTCGCAAGCCAATATTTTTCGTTGTTATCTTGATGAGAGGCAAGTAGGCCATCAAATTTCTCAAATATGCATGAAACATACGCGTGGACCAATCCTTTATGTATGTGATATGAGATGGTGTAACATACGCGTGGACCAATCCTTTATGTATGTAATATGAGATGGTGTACTAATGGGGGAAAATGCTAATCTTGTACTTTACACCTAACTAAGATGTTTTTAAGAATACCCCCGTTCCAACCCAAAAATTTATTGATCCTAGGATTGTATGATCCTACGATTAACTTAGTAAAAACCATACAAAAAGTTTTAGAAAATATATGAAAACATCAATCAAATATTAGATGTAAGAGGGGTCGTATTAAAGTTCCTCATTAAGATAATGTACATTGGGCACAGTTGTTCTGATCCCGAGCTCACATGAGCTCGGGTGCATAGTGaaactaaaaaaaatcaaaaaaatctattTTTGTGTGCGCGAAACATTGACAAATGTTGTCATATTTTCAAAATTTCATCACCATATGCCATTCGTGAAATATGTGGCAAAAAAATCAATGGTccaaaacattattttcaaacaCATTTTGTAGCATCGATTTTTGTTGTCACATTTTACACGAAGGTCATCCGATGATGAAATTTTACAAGCTATCAACACATTTGTCAATGTTTCACTGGAATAAAAGGCAGATGTCTttttactgttcacccgagctTACGTGAGCTCGGGATTAGAACAACACTCTCAGATGTACATTGAGCTATGGTAAGTTACAATATCATGATAAATGTTTTATGGTACAATAATTATGGACCACAAATGGTATTGGACTACTACATGGTGGTGTCAAGGGAGAACGTCCACAACCGTGTGAAATGCTCGGGGATCTAAAATATTGTtaaatattttttctgtttttttaattaGAGGCGAGACAAGTAGGGAATCAAAATCTAAAATATTGATAGAAAGGTGAAATAGTGTTTAAGTTATATTAAGCATGGACCACAAATGATCACATGCATGTGTTCCTATCTATACCCTACATGTATGTAATTTTTCATGATTTTTAAAACTTAGGATTATGAATTTCTGCCCAGTTAAATATATGATGACCATAGGACCCATTTGCCATTTCTCTCTCACCCATCCAAAAATCAAGAAAGCCGTGGGAATTTTTCTACCTATAACCTTTTGTCACATAACCATTAGTCCGTGTATAAGATTCACATTTTTGCAACATACACACTTGTGATAGGAGGACCAGATAATCTTATTGTCACAAACTTATTCGCAGTAGCAAAgtattattttttgttttctcGACTAAGTATTTCTTTAGGTTTTGGTCCAAACTCCAAACCATCTATATTTGGATCTTAACTTTAATAACGAACAAATTCGGTCTAAACTAGAGCGATATGCCCAATGACATTCATGGTGTGATTTTGCAGATTTGGCACATCTAACTTCTCaatcaataaaaataataaatGTAAAAATATCAACATGATTGCAGAACTTAAAAACTATGAAACAAACCATGTAAAAATGGGGGGAagtaaacttgaaggcaaaaaaaATCTCAACTATATCAAACTGTTGTGGTATTTtctacaaaataaaaacaacccgTGAAAATACTATAAGTATGAAAAAAACTAGGAAGTTTGAAAaagtgacaatgatcatgtgaaaAAACACCAAGAATCTTGATTTTCTTAATAATTGTTTTTTAATTAAAAATTGTGATTCCTTAAATTCAGTGTTATTTCAAAATACGGTTTACTTCACCTTATTCATTGGTTTCCAAAATATTTTAAATAGTGTGCATGATTCCTATCTTATAAATATTATCTTGTTTCCCTTTTCGCATTTGATGAAACTCACCATTTTATAGTAATTTTGGTTTGCTCCACTAGTAGTTCTGAACTTCTTTCAGTATTAACATTTTATTGTTCAATAGTAGTCTTGGGCTGTTCTTTTAGGTTCCTTTATTGCTTAGGCAATGTTTGGCTTGAACCTTCCTCGTGTTTCTTTGCATTTGGTAACCTTACAAACTTTTGACATTGATCTTGTCTATTAAATAAATTTTCTGCCAATTCAGAAAATTCACAGTTTCCTCAATATAATTCCCAAATGTTTCTATACATTAGTatttttttcttcatttctttgTATCCACGAAAGTTATGGAATTTATTTTaagtatttatttatttcctgaTTTTCGTTTTTATTTTGTGTTTAATAAGTATGCCTTATTTGCAAAACAATAACATCGCTCAGATTGATTTGACTTGGTGCAGAGACAAGATATGTCTAGTGTTGAAAGTTAGCAGTATAAGATTAGAGTTTAGACCACAACTTTAAAATAGATTTATCAAATTATGGTAGTATTTAGGGATTTGTATTATATGCACCTCGAAAAGAGTTTCGAATATCCATTCTTTTAAATACACCTTGATAACTAAATGAATCATGTGTTTCAATTTTGCATGAAAAACATGTGGCGGTTTATATTTAGCATGGAAAAAAAACTATGAGAAGCTAAAACAGGATTTGTAGGTGCTTCAAATTTTATTTCTATGCACAAAACCGCAAAGCTTTGCATGAAACTTACGATCTACACATAATGTGTAGTCACGTATGTACTTTCTTGTAAGCAATGAGAAAATATTTCATAGAAAACAAAGTGCATGCTACCTAACTTTCTTTGGCTTTACTGAGTACAAGTAAATATTGCACAAAGAAGATCATGTGATTGGCGGTAACGAAAGTCGGTTCAAATGCAATTGGGCTCTAAGGCACGTCAAAATAATAATATTATATATACTAAACTCTTTTAGTATTCATTTTTCTCGAACCACTTGTGTTAAATCTTGTAGTGTTACAAAATTACATTCTTTTTAAATCAGTTATGCcttaagaaaatatttaaaccacatcatcttgattgcaagaGAATAATCACACTCAAAACTACATGTATTCTTAAATTATATGTATGTGTTTGTGTGTAATTTTAGATATCTTGGTAGGAATCTCTCAAGTGTATGATATGTGAAATATCTTcataaatatttttagtttgtgaTTGGGTATACGTACATAGAAAAATCTAGAGTATGTAAGGTGTTTTAATACActactctccctccctccctccctctctctctctctctctctctctctctctctctctcaagtgAGTTTTAGTTCTGTAAGGAATTCAATAATTTGTTTAAATGTTAACTGTTGCACGTATAGTTCTAGAGCACAACCCCCATCAACGTTACCCAATCTTGTAGGGTTTGCTTTGGGTTGATGATAAGATGTCACTATTTCCACAGAAAGACCCCTTGGTTCTTGGTTCTGGCAAACAGATCACAATTACAGGTACCTGGGAGCATACCAATGGAATGAACAAAATACAAACAGTTAACATAATATAGTCATAGATCTTAGGTTGTAACTTGATCATGAGCCCTTTGTGAGTTGCCATTTCTCTTACTATATCCCATCAAACTTTTGATGTTATTATGCAAAACGTCAAGGAAAGGGTGGAGATGGGGATTGTTCATCTGGGTCAACCTACCTCCTCCAAGTGCTCATGTATTCACACTTGTTACCCACGAACCATAGGCACAATGTTGTGATGTCTTCGATCTATGTTGGACCAACAACATAAGTTATGAACTTTTGATCTGTCTGCATTCTCGACCGACTGTTTTTCTTTGCTACTCAACCTTCAACATTCGACACAAAGTGGTTACGCACCTCACTAAAATCTAGGGATGAACACATCAATTAATGAACAACAAAATAATTTATGCTAACTACAAATGCTCTCGGTATACTTTTGTTATTTGCAGGTGCAACCTGTTGCCCACCAAAaagattatgatgatgatgacttgggcCCAACTCACATGGGGACAAGCAAGTGTATTAAGGCCGACCAATACGATTAGCTAACAATTTTTTTCTATCACAGATTAGTTTACAACTTAACATAAGCACTAACAATTTTCAATGGGCAAAGTGAGCTGGCTTATGAAAACATCTAGTTAACGATGGACTAATCAAGGGATTGTTCAAGATTGTTTTAGGATTTGCTCTTGTTTTTTGCAATCTTTTTCAAATGTGGACTCCCAACCGTTAATGGGAGAGAAGGTGTTGGGAAATTTAATGAGAGTCCTTGGATATTGTGTGATCTGTCAATAACTTTTTGGCAGGTATTACTTGAACAAAATCAAGAGAGGGAGAAAACTTCAGAAAGCAAGGGGAGAGGTTGCTTAGACATGTGGTGCCAAGTTGGCCTACTATAAACATGGAATTTGCACCATTGGCCATGTTAAGCAAAGACTTAACTTTTGGCGCATGTGCCTAATCATGTTGATTAACCAGACACGTCATCTCAACACAGAATAATGCAGTTACGAGAAGTAAAAGACAAGTAGTTGCCGCTACAACCCTTTTGTTTCTCTTAAAttttctctatatatatatatatcgagtTTGCAAAATTGAAAAATAAACCATAGGCATGTGCACATCCGAAATTCATTATGCAGCAAGACACTCATGACCTACTAAAAAGACAATAAATTAATATTGCGTGAGTCATATAGCCatgattttttgtttttcacaaagTTGTATTTTGTATTGAACAACATTGGCAATTAGTTGCACCATTTGCAAAGGAAAATAAGAATTGCACATCGTATGGCATGACTTTCCGGGAGTGGAAGCAGATTTCGTACAACTAACTACCACTACAACCTATTATTCAAAAGTTACTTCCTGGGTTTCAGAAACGACGAGAAGAGTGCAGATTGTAGTAAATCAAATCAACACATTGAAATAAAAAAAGTTACTTTCCCCTAAAAAAAGAAGTAAGAAAGTTACTCCCTCCATGCAGAAATATAATAGCGTTTAGATCACAGTTACTACGAGGGAAGAAATAGTTTTCTCGCAAAGTGGCAAATACACTGGATCTAGCTCAACTTGCCGAATGGGCAGCCTTTGTCTGTTTCATTACGTACAGCGCAAAACCGCAGCAATCTCTCTTTATGATCAAATTAAACACCCATGCTTTGAACTTTAGTACTCCCCCATGAAGCCAGTTCTTCCCATGCCCGCATATCCCCTGCACCATAGGTATCTATGATCTATCTACTCCTACAAGACCTGCAGATCCAACCACCTACCTTCAATTCATTTGCCCCAAGATAATTGAGATTGCAAGCAGGGAAATATAATACTAGCATTTGAGGTTATCGCATGTGAGGAGGCCACCTCACTGCCCGTGATATGAATATGATAGGTGTAAACCTTAATGTTTGGGCTGTGGCACTGGCGCTGGCTTGTTCCTTGCAGCTCCTTCCGAGGCACATGCATGCACATCCATGAGGAAGAGGTGCTACTGTAATTAGGGATCCTTCCTCcctcccaatagggctatttataAACAAATATTCTGGCTCATGTGCATTGCAAAGCTGGGGGTGACGAGGATATGTGGGAaagaactgtttgatcatgtgttGAGGTCGAGTGATCTGGGTCatcaagctagctagctagctaatgTAAGCTGGGAAGCCAGTTCATTAGGCGCCTCACTCTTGGCCACTTGAGCTTGTACTGGCTTTCAACTTGCTTGTTGATTTGTGCAGCACAGTAGTTCTCGTTTTCTTTCTTTGTTTCGATCGGCGCATCATGGGCATCCTAGGCTACAATAATGTCTCCTGCACACACACGCACTGCATGCAGTTGCTATTTGGTTATGGGAGCAAGGGAAGGTTCATGGACGATCGAAGCAAGTACGGATCCACTAAACGGGAGCGCGATGCACCAACGAAAAACTGAGACGGGAATATGGACAAGTTGGGTGCATGCATGGTCAAGTCAAAAGGGACTGGTACGGACCGGGGCGACTAATTGGCCATTCTGATTCCTTGACAGCTACTATATATCTGGCCCATAGTTTAAGACTCCAGCAACCTTGAAACAATCCCGGTATAATGCCGTTATTTCTCATCTTTTCACATGTATACGTCTAATCACGTACTTTTGTTTGCGGAGTTTACGTACGTGCTCTCATCAGAGTATTTGTGGAGTTTACGTGCGTGCTCTCATCAGAGTACGGCGACGAACCTCAGCCTTAACGCATGTCCATCCTAGTACAAGGCACCGGAAAATGCAGGATATATAGCGTCGTGTTTTCGTGCGGCGTCCTCGTCCTCCGACACCGGTGGCGCCGTCCGCGACGACGATGAGCGCGCCGGCCATGCGAGCTAGCCTGAGAACGGCGCCCGTAATCCACGGCGCAAACGACGGTGTGATGTGATGTGACGTGACGGCGCGGCccgatcgacgacgacgacgacgaccaaaagaGCCGGATCATCTAGAAGGCTGGCTACGGCTTGGTAGCTAATATATATCTACCCTGTGCCATGCCCATCGCTACTCCCGAATTTCCACAGGGCGAGTGGTGGTGGTGGCCGTCGCTGTCCGCTGGAGTAGTACGTACATTTCAGCCGCCGCCGGCCTTTCCCCGTGACAGACCGATCGCCACGCCGAGTTGGGTTGTACCCGACCGGCCGTCACTCGCTCACCCGGTCGTACTGCGGCGAGCCGACATGGCCAAAAGGGAAGGCGCGGGGCCGTCCGATGCCGCGCGGGCGGCCGCGGCCACACGATCCGCCAGAATGCTGGAGGCGCGCCCGCACACCAACCCGACGGCGACCCCTCCACTCCCGCCGGggagaaagaaaagaagagaagcaaGCGGCGCTGGGTCGTTGGACTTTGGTGAGGCCGCTCCCCCGATCGCGGACGCACGCGTCGCGTGGCCGCGGTGAGCGCGTCGGCGCGGGCTGGCGGCCACGGCCGCGGCCTTGACCGAGGCGACGCGGTGGCGggcgtggggtggggtggggtggtgcGGCGTCGTGTTGCACGTTTTGGACCGGCTTTGCTTGCGGCTCCGGGGGGCGGTTCAGACGTGCCGCGTCGTCCCGGGCGGACGCCTCCTGGGCCGACGCCTGCACGGAGCCGTGTCAGCGCGTCACGTGTACGAGCGAACGAGCGAGGCAGGCAAGCCGGTGCGCGGTCGCCATCGGCAACGTAGCTTGGACCCGGTCGttcgtccgtccgtccgtccgtggtggtggtggtggtgggggagctGGGACGGAACGGAACCGGATCAAAAGCTAACTTTCCGACCTCTGGCGAGGGGGGAGAAAAGGGTTGGCTTTTGTTCCGGCGATCAAAAGGCGGCTTTTACAGAGGGGAGTTTTTCTTCTCCGGTGGAACTCGGGTAGCTTTGCAGGATTATTATTTTTCTCCTGTGATGAGCTTCATCGGGTGGCTTTACAGAGGTATATCCTTGACGTTCAGGTGGTTGTACTAGTGTATCGCATGGCTCTCGTTTGCGGCTTTCTCGTTTGGGACTGATCTGCGCGGGCACGCCGGTCCAAAgtttcggccggccgcgcgcgaGCCCCAGGATCTACCAACCCCGCGTCGTCCGCATCGTTGGATCTGCATGTAACATTTTTTCTCCTATGCACCAAAATTTCgatgcgatgcagcaatttttcaacggttgcaacaaaaaacaaaatttataacaaaaaaatatctacgtgatcgtagcaaaaagacGAAGCTaatggtacgtggtagcaaaagtcaaacgtcggttgtaacaaatatttacgtgacgtgtatgcaacttttttagtgaatggttgcaacaaaacatgatgccggttgtagcaaaaattaacacggttatagcaaaaagtaaaaaacatcgattgtaacgaaaaatccgacgaactggagttgcaaccaaacgtatatgcaacttttttactgggacaaaaaatagtaaaaaaaaaacgcttgcagcaaaAATGACGCTGGTTACAACATATTTAGatgaaaaatgttgcatccattgaccAGAGAAGCACGCGGAtgggaaaaatgttgcaagggcccacgcgcgcgaggaggcgaccgacgcgtcggttcggccggcgcgcgGGTGGGAAACGATTCCCTTCCCACTTTGATCGCGGCAATCAGAGAAATGGTAGACATGAAACAGGGgatgataaataaataaaaaatatccCTCAAAAGAAATATACCCTCCGTCCCAAAAATTTTGTCTTACTTTTgtttagaaatgaatgtatctaaatactaaaacatgaaTAGATATATTTATATTTAGATAAATCTAAGATAAAAATtacggaacggagggagtataaagtaGGCGCTAGACAAATAACATTTCACTTTGGGCACGCAGCTGTGTTAAAGTAACCGATATTCGAAGACATGATTTAGACAGCTCATATGGGAATATTGCAGCGCTAATCCTGCCCAGAATTGTTAATCAGTGAGACGATCGTAGAGATCTTGTAGTTTATTCCCAGAGTCCTTCAGTATAGTACTTTGCATGAGACTGGAGTACACGGGCGATTACGGTATAATGCGGGCACGTATggagatcccactttgcaggaaG includes:
- the LOC123447633 gene encoding transcription factor bHLH18-like, producing the protein MATQWFSNMVMDEPSFFHQWQTDATLEQYTEQQIAVAFGQGEMEAALMQQQYAAAAVGEHRPRKAAKVNTSWDSCVTEQGSPADSSSPTILSFGGHADAFAKAPQAGSAAAYYGAASAPVAPVKPKQEVDAAAVVAPFQQVKRSYDAMVAEPARAPSRPAAQNQDHILAERKRREKLSERFIALSKIVPGLKKMDKASVLGDAIKYVKTLQEQVKGMEEVARRRPVESAVLVKKSQLAADEDDGSSCDENFEGADAGLPEIEARMSDRTVLVKIHCENRRGVLVAALSELESMDLTIMNTNVLPFTTSSIDITIMATAGEHFSLSVKDIVRKLHQAFKSSP